The sequence CGTATCGCGTAGCCGCCGGAGTCGCTGGCCAGGGTGTCGGTGCCCAGCGACTTGCGCAGCCGGGAGGCGTACGTGCGGACGGCGGCCAGCGCCTGCGACGGCGGTTCGTCGCCCCAGATCGCGTCGATGAGCTCGGCGGCCGTCGCCGTGTGCCCGCCGCGCAGCAGCAGCGCCGTCAGCAGCGCGCGCTGCTGCGGCGAACCGGGCGCCAGCGTCTCGCCGCCCCGCCGGGCCCGTACCGGACCGAGTACGGAGAAGCGCAGCACGGCCTCGTCCGCCGGCCCCCGCTCCGGGGTCCGCTGCTCCGGAACACGTACCCGTGGCCCGTCGTCACGGCCCATTGCTGCCTCCTGTCCTGCCTGCGCACGGCCCGGCATGGTTGCTTCGTCCTGATCGGTACCAGACCGTCCGGATTGCTCCATACCGTTGATATCGCCGTCAACAGTCTGCCTTGTGAAGGGTCGACGCGTCAGCAGCGGATGACTCTCTGCACAAGCCTTCGACAACGATTGTGGAACGGGGCCGCGTCCGAATAGCTGACGGTTCGTCAGATCGGCGCTACCGTGGAACGCATGGAGACCTTCCCGAAGATCATCTCGGTGGACGATCACACGGTGGAGCCCGCTCATGTCTGGCGGGACCGGCTCCCGTCCAGGTACGCGGATTCCGGGCCGCGCGTCGTCCGCGCACCGCTCAAGGAAATGACCTTCATGGGCGGCAGGTTCGCGCCCGTGATGGGTGCGAAGGGCGACGAGGGCCCGGTCGGCGACTGGTGGGTGTACGAGGATCTGCGCCGCCCGCTCACCCGGCTCGACACCGCCGTCGGCTACGACAGGGACGAGATCAAGCTCGAAGTGATCACGTACGAGCAGATGCGTCCCGGTTCGTTCTCCGTGCCGGAGCGGCTGGCCGACATGGACGTCAACCACGTGCAGTCCGCCCTCTGCTTCCCGACGTTCCCCCGCTTCTGCGGACAGACCTTCACCGAGGCGAAGGACCGCGAACTGGGCCTGCTCGGCGTGCGGGCGTACAACGACTGGATGGTCGAGGAGTGGTGCGGGCCCGACGCGCGGGGCCGGCTCATCCCGCTGACCCTGATCCCGCTGTGGGACGCGGCCCTGGCCGCCGAGGAGGTCCGGCGCAACGCGGCCCGCGGCGTGCGCGCGGTCGCCTTCTCCGAGATACCTCCACATCTCGGCCTGCCGTCCATTCATACGGACGAATGGGATCCGTTCCTGCGGGCCTGCGACGAGACCGGCACGGTCATCGCCATGCACATCGGCTCGTCGTCACGGATGCCGTCCACGTCGGCCGACGCCCCGCCGGCCGTCGGCTCCACCATCACCTTCGCCAACTGCTGCTTCTCGATGGTCGACTGGCTGATGAGCGGCAAGTTCGAACGCTTCCCGAACCTGCGGATCATGTACGCGGAGGGCCAGATCGGCTGGATCCCGTACATCCTGGAACGCGCCGACGTGGTCTGGGAGGAGAACCGCGCCTGGGGCGGGGTCGCCGACAAGGTCCACCGGCCGCCGTCGGAGCTGTTCGCCGACCACGTGTACGGCTGCTTCTTCGACGACGCTTTCGGACTGAGGAA comes from Streptomyces sp. Mut1 and encodes:
- a CDS encoding amidohydrolase family protein encodes the protein METFPKIISVDDHTVEPAHVWRDRLPSRYADSGPRVVRAPLKEMTFMGGRFAPVMGAKGDEGPVGDWWVYEDLRRPLTRLDTAVGYDRDEIKLEVITYEQMRPGSFSVPERLADMDVNHVQSALCFPTFPRFCGQTFTEAKDRELGLLGVRAYNDWMVEEWCGPDARGRLIPLTLIPLWDAALAAEEVRRNAARGVRAVAFSEIPPHLGLPSIHTDEWDPFLRACDETGTVIAMHIGSSSRMPSTSADAPPAVGSTITFANCCFSMVDWLMSGKFERFPNLRIMYAEGQIGWIPYILERADVVWEENRAWGGVADKVHRPPSELFADHVYGCFFDDAFGLRNLDAIGVGNVLYETDYPHSDSTWPKSREVGEAQMGHLDPDVVDRIVRGNAIDLLGLTPDGLWAGA